The proteins below are encoded in one region of Stenotrophomonas bentonitica:
- a CDS encoding sigma-54-dependent transcriptional regulator, with amino-acid sequence MNENRSALVVDDERDIRELLVLTLGRMGLRISTAANLAEARELLASNPYDLCITDMRLPDGNGIELVTEIAQNYPRTPVAMITAFGSMDLAVEALKAGAFDFVSKPVDIAVLRGLVKHALELNNTERPAPAPLTSDTTARLLGESAAMDGLRATISKVARSQAPVYILGESGVGKELVARTIHDQSARAPGPFVPVNCGAIPSELMESEFFGHKKGSFSGAHADKPGLFQAAHGGTLFLDEVAELPLQMQVKLLRAIQEKSIRPVGSATEVAVDVRILSATHKDLGDLVEDGRFRHDLYYRINVIELRVPPLRERRSDLPQLAASILARLARTHGRPTPLLAPSALEAMGTYHFPGNVRELENILERALALAEGDSIGAGDLRLPQPGAARQTGAAVAHHEEAVVDLPAGSGALPSYIEQMERTAIQKALEENRWNKTKTAAQLGITFRALRYKLKKLGMD; translated from the coding sequence ATGAACGAAAACCGCAGCGCCCTCGTCGTAGACGACGAACGCGACATCCGCGAACTGCTGGTACTGACCCTGGGCCGCATGGGCCTGCGCATCAGTACCGCAGCCAATCTCGCCGAAGCGCGCGAGCTGCTGGCCAGCAACCCGTACGACCTGTGCATCACCGACATGCGGCTGCCCGACGGCAACGGCATCGAGCTGGTCACCGAGATCGCCCAGAACTACCCGCGCACCCCGGTGGCCATGATCACCGCCTTCGGCAGCATGGACCTGGCGGTGGAAGCGCTGAAGGCCGGCGCGTTCGACTTCGTCAGCAAGCCGGTGGACATCGCCGTGCTGCGCGGCCTGGTCAAGCACGCGCTGGAACTCAACAACACCGAGCGCCCCGCCCCCGCCCCGCTCACCAGCGACACCACCGCCCGCCTGCTCGGCGAATCGGCCGCGATGGACGGCCTGCGCGCCACCATCAGCAAGGTCGCGCGCAGCCAGGCGCCGGTGTACATCCTGGGCGAATCGGGCGTGGGCAAGGAGCTGGTGGCACGCACCATCCACGACCAGAGCGCACGTGCCCCGGGCCCGTTCGTGCCGGTCAACTGCGGCGCCATTCCGTCCGAGCTGATGGAAAGCGAATTCTTCGGCCACAAGAAGGGCAGCTTCAGCGGCGCGCATGCCGACAAGCCCGGCCTGTTCCAGGCCGCGCATGGCGGCACCCTGTTCCTGGACGAAGTGGCCGAACTGCCGCTGCAGATGCAGGTGAAGCTGCTGCGCGCCATCCAGGAGAAGTCGATCCGCCCGGTGGGTTCGGCCACGGAAGTGGCGGTGGACGTGCGCATTCTTTCGGCCACGCACAAAGACCTGGGCGACCTGGTGGAAGACGGGCGCTTCCGGCACGACCTGTATTACCGCATCAACGTGATCGAACTGCGCGTGCCGCCGCTGCGCGAGCGTCGCAGCGATCTGCCGCAGCTGGCCGCTTCGATCCTTGCCCGCCTGGCGCGTACGCATGGCCGCCCTACCCCGCTGCTGGCGCCCTCGGCGCTGGAAGCGATGGGCACGTATCACTTCCCCGGCAACGTGCGCGAGCTGGAGAACATCCTGGAGCGTGCGCTGGCGTTGGCCGAGGGTGACAGCATCGGCGCCGGCGATCTACGCCTGCCGCAGCCGGGCGCTGCGCGGCAGACCGGTGCGGCGGTTGCGCACCATGAAGAAGCCGTGGTGGATCTGCCCGCGGGCAGTGGCGCGCTGCCTTCGTACATCGAGCAGATGGAACGTACTGCGATCCAGAAGGCGCTGGAAGAGAACCGCTGGAACAAGACCAAGACGGCCGCGCAGCTGGGGATTACGTTCCGGGCGTTGCGGTACAAGTTGAAAAAGTTGGGGATGGATTGA
- a CDS encoding DUF6869 domain-containing protein, protein MAIEERGIGEIAAAWIALHRLAEASPEREALFWAFCSAHELVLEDPEKAWEMIEEIRRLDGSDLILSNLAAGPLEDLLVAHGERFVDRIEATCRRDQQFRKVLGATWRNGMADALWAHIRAVAAPSW, encoded by the coding sequence ATGGCCATTGAAGAGCGGGGCATTGGCGAGATCGCTGCTGCCTGGATAGCGCTTCATCGCCTTGCAGAGGCGTCGCCGGAACGCGAAGCGCTGTTTTGGGCATTCTGCAGTGCCCATGAGCTGGTCCTCGAGGATCCGGAGAAGGCGTGGGAGATGATTGAGGAGATCCGGCGGCTGGATGGAAGCGACCTGATTCTTTCCAATCTGGCTGCTGGGCCCCTAGAAGACCTGTTGGTTGCTCACGGTGAGCGGTTTGTAGACCGTATTGAAGCAACCTGCAGGCGCGACCAGCAGTTTAGGAAGGTACTCGGGGCGACTTGGCGGAACGGTATGGCCGATGCGTTGTGGGCGCATATCAGGGCTGTTGCCGCGCCGTCTTGGTAG
- a CDS encoding tetratricopeptide repeat protein — MNSLTSNLPTDLTGEYDRLVASNDWQSVSLLLAPLVESGNPEAIYLSSMSSYPGEDNSEFEARHLRLLAEAAGKGYAPAQFTLGMYHLFGDRVRLDPGLAMSFMAPAAAHGYPPGEYEYGFALLRGMGVAKDEEEGLRLIRKAAAAGNEVALEFLQEREGLA, encoded by the coding sequence GTGAATAGTCTGACGAGTAACCTCCCTACCGATCTGACCGGTGAGTATGATCGCCTGGTAGCGTCCAACGACTGGCAAAGTGTTTCGCTACTACTGGCACCGTTGGTCGAGTCAGGCAACCCTGAGGCTATCTACCTGTCGTCGATGTCGAGTTACCCCGGCGAGGACAACAGCGAGTTCGAGGCGCGCCACCTGCGCCTCTTGGCTGAGGCAGCAGGCAAAGGGTATGCGCCCGCGCAGTTCACCCTGGGCATGTACCACCTGTTCGGAGACAGGGTTCGGTTGGATCCGGGCCTCGCCATGAGCTTCATGGCTCCCGCCGCAGCTCACGGCTACCCACCAGGCGAGTACGAGTACGGTTTCGCGCTCCTCCGTGGAATGGGCGTTGCCAAGGACGAGGAAGAGGGGCTGCGGCTGATTCGCAAAGCTGCGGCGGCCGGGAATGAGGTAGCCTTGGAGTTCCTGCAGGAAAGGGAAGGCTTGGCCTGA
- a CDS encoding RHS repeat-associated core domain-containing protein → MQTAVTWNMGYLIASANVALRRALFSAPIRMVLAMLASVGFVVSAHAQAPQEWTATGHSGTFPSESAALAAIRALGGRYALAEVIESVSVSAAGDKVSYGYKAKPRPLNISEWAYSGQYAVGSPFSSEEAALASALANLNSQHPKCGFTSIEVVKDWWLSQSSYGIPTAYNLNLKAEAAEGSGCSKTWTLQHFKRRTVECPPRMAYSGGECVANNIAYASTKLPPCDPCDKRGNPVSVTSGSKVQRESDFSTGWLDFYRTLNSSHQAEGGLGRYWTHSLNMRLYGAVATRSVVLYPSGAMVGFMSRQAIDGSGATLRTSGADTILSLEDGLYRFNGSGRLYRVERFAGDTIDIEFDDRKRIARVKHSSGRSIQFGYSSALGSGESDLAYIQDQNGPLVTYGYDGQDRLVSATYRDGSARHYLYEHPAYNYALTGIEDETGTRYATYTYNADGLATSSEHAGMAQKADFQYQSDGATVHTNALGAVERITFTGADPYRKIASITTQAGTESWTYAPYSGTGSDFRRRVKSHAHRSGRIDLFTYQDLTDPVLGEVVIKRETEASNRAEATVTEVWRRRDTNQIVKRVSSASTQTWVHNARGQVVQETTVTPAGASRTTTNTYCEQINPQMGCPVLGLLLSVDGPLPGTADIVTYTYYPEDAPGCASGGAACIYRKGDLWKTIQPLGIITEVLAYNGDGRPQLVMDPNGVVTEYQYTPRGWLASTTVKGADDASTADDRVTAMEYLPTGQVSRVTSPDGSVASYEYDAAQRLIKVGDGAGNTIQYTLDAAGNRIHESYRGPDGQVTRTQSRVYNGLSQLVTLADGQANPTDFTYDAVGNQVSVTSPLGHVTQQEYDSLNRLKRTLQDVGGIGAETGFKYDAEGNVVEVSDPKGLKTTYARNGFGDVLTQVSPDTGTTTFTYDSAGNVLSRTDARGVTASYSYDALGRTTAVTFIDPAADIHYVYDQPSSQCTEGERAGVGRLASMIDPSGRTDYCYNLMGDLVRRVQVTDGQALTLRYAYEASGRLQSMTYPDGSLVDYGYDALGQVISMGVTPAGGSREVLLQGLKTLPFGPVTTWTFGNGRRLDRSYDQDYRPVAISDARDGLNVAFGFDPVGNMTSLTDVGQQGQGATLDYDALGRLTAFKDARTGVAIEQYSYDATGNRLSFANSAGTQLYVYAADSHRLTSVHGATRTYDTAGNTLTIGSEWQYAYDLAGQLSSSTDAASVQATYRHNAARQRVLQQAGAERALHLHGQGGEWLGRYAESGAPAQQVVWLGSRPVGLLQAGRILYIESDHLGSPRAVIDPQRDVAVWSWSMLAEAFGSAAPSEDPDQNGIAVTFDLRFPGQRYELTSGLSYNYFRDYEAKSGRYSQSDPIGLQGGPSTYAYVGSAPLSFADPLGLEKNKRCVVAAEVVGVVCGTLGGAVLGGNLGAAGGGAACSVTGPGALVCAGAGGLSGAAAGGFVGGIAGQKAGRAAGEAFCPEDGERCDKKLDTALLRRAGIDGHAVKEDWLGTNKGISFYDLCGCDDGRIVVKRMGCRGAVVEETNYRWK, encoded by the coding sequence ATGCAAACTGCAGTCACATGGAATATGGGCTACTTGATCGCCTCTGCGAATGTGGCGCTGCGCCGGGCGTTGTTCTCCGCTCCGATTCGCATGGTGCTGGCCATGCTGGCTTCAGTGGGCTTCGTGGTGTCAGCACATGCTCAAGCTCCGCAGGAATGGACGGCAACCGGACATTCCGGAACGTTTCCTAGCGAGTCTGCCGCATTGGCTGCGATCCGTGCTCTGGGCGGGCGATACGCGCTCGCTGAAGTAATTGAATCGGTCTCGGTATCAGCGGCGGGAGACAAAGTGAGCTATGGGTACAAGGCCAAGCCCCGACCCCTAAACATCAGCGAATGGGCCTATAGCGGGCAATATGCCGTTGGCTCCCCATTCTCGTCTGAGGAGGCTGCTCTGGCCAGCGCCTTGGCCAATCTCAATTCTCAGCATCCAAAATGCGGTTTCACCTCCATCGAAGTGGTCAAAGACTGGTGGTTGTCCCAGTCGAGCTATGGAATTCCAACTGCATACAATCTGAATTTGAAGGCCGAGGCCGCTGAAGGCTCAGGTTGCTCTAAAACTTGGACGCTGCAGCACTTTAAGAGGCGAACGGTCGAGTGTCCTCCACGTATGGCCTACAGCGGGGGAGAGTGTGTAGCTAACAATATCGCGTACGCATCCACCAAGTTGCCTCCATGTGATCCGTGCGATAAGCGCGGCAATCCTGTGAGCGTCACCAGTGGGAGCAAGGTTCAGCGAGAGAGTGATTTTTCGACCGGATGGCTTGATTTCTATCGGACTCTGAACTCGTCACATCAGGCCGAAGGTGGGCTTGGCCGATACTGGACCCATAGCCTGAACATGAGGCTCTACGGCGCGGTTGCAACTCGGTCGGTTGTTCTGTATCCAAGTGGCGCCATGGTTGGCTTCATGTCCCGCCAAGCCATCGATGGTTCTGGCGCAACACTTCGCACAAGCGGCGCTGACACCATCCTATCTCTGGAGGATGGCCTCTACCGCTTCAACGGTTCTGGTCGTTTGTATCGAGTCGAACGCTTTGCCGGCGATACCATTGACATCGAGTTCGACGACCGAAAGCGCATCGCCCGCGTAAAGCACTCCAGCGGTCGGAGCATTCAGTTCGGCTACTCGAGCGCTCTTGGCTCCGGGGAGTCCGACCTGGCGTACATCCAGGATCAGAATGGCCCGCTAGTAACGTACGGCTACGACGGGCAGGACAGGCTGGTAAGCGCCACTTACCGCGACGGATCAGCACGTCACTACCTGTACGAGCATCCCGCCTACAACTATGCCCTGACGGGCATCGAGGACGAGACGGGCACCAGATACGCCACCTACACCTACAACGCAGACGGCCTGGCCACCTCATCCGAACACGCCGGCATGGCGCAGAAGGCCGACTTCCAGTACCAATCCGACGGCGCCACCGTGCATACCAATGCGCTCGGCGCTGTTGAGCGGATCACATTCACGGGTGCAGATCCATATCGCAAGATCGCCTCGATCACCACGCAGGCCGGCACCGAGTCGTGGACGTATGCTCCTTACTCAGGAACAGGTTCCGATTTCCGGCGCCGCGTAAAATCGCATGCACACCGCTCCGGCCGGATTGATCTTTTCACCTATCAGGACCTCACTGATCCTGTGCTGGGCGAAGTAGTCATCAAGCGCGAAACCGAAGCCAGTAACCGCGCCGAAGCAACAGTCACCGAAGTATGGCGGCGCCGCGACACCAACCAGATCGTAAAGCGCGTAAGCAGTGCGAGCACCCAGACCTGGGTGCACAACGCGCGCGGGCAGGTAGTCCAGGAAACCACGGTCACGCCGGCCGGTGCGAGCCGCACCACTACCAACACCTACTGCGAGCAGATCAACCCGCAGATGGGCTGCCCGGTGCTTGGCCTGCTGCTGTCTGTGGATGGCCCCCTGCCGGGTACTGCAGACATCGTGACCTACACGTACTACCCGGAGGACGCACCTGGTTGTGCCTCCGGTGGCGCTGCCTGCATCTATCGAAAGGGCGACCTCTGGAAGACCATCCAGCCGCTCGGCATCATCACCGAGGTGCTGGCCTACAACGGAGACGGCCGCCCTCAGCTGGTGATGGACCCCAATGGGGTCGTGACCGAGTATCAGTACACGCCGCGTGGCTGGCTGGCGTCCACTACGGTGAAGGGGGCAGATGACGCCTCTACTGCGGACGATCGCGTTACGGCCATGGAGTACCTGCCCACGGGCCAGGTAAGTCGCGTAACTAGCCCGGACGGAAGCGTGGCCAGCTACGAGTACGACGCCGCGCAGCGGTTGATCAAGGTGGGCGATGGAGCGGGCAACACTATCCAATACACTCTGGATGCCGCTGGCAACCGGATACATGAATCCTACCGAGGCCCCGACGGACAGGTGACCCGCACGCAGTCCCGCGTGTACAACGGGCTGAGCCAACTGGTGACGCTGGCCGACGGGCAGGCAAACCCTACTGACTTCACCTATGACGCTGTGGGGAATCAGGTCTCGGTAACGTCGCCGCTGGGCCACGTGACTCAGCAGGAGTACGACTCGCTCAACCGCCTCAAGCGCACCCTGCAGGACGTGGGTGGCATCGGCGCCGAGACGGGGTTCAAGTACGACGCAGAAGGCAACGTGGTGGAGGTCAGCGATCCCAAGGGTTTGAAGACTACCTACGCCCGAAACGGATTCGGCGACGTCCTGACCCAGGTCAGCCCAGACACCGGAACGACAACCTTCACCTACGACAGCGCGGGCAACGTGCTGAGCCGGACGGATGCGCGCGGGGTAACGGCGAGCTACAGCTACGACGCACTCGGGCGCACCACGGCGGTAACCTTCATCGACCCCGCAGCCGACATCCACTACGTCTACGACCAGCCTTCCAGCCAATGCACTGAAGGCGAGCGTGCAGGCGTGGGCCGGCTCGCCAGCATGATCGACCCCAGCGGCCGCACGGACTACTGCTACAACCTCATGGGCGATCTTGTCCGCCGCGTGCAGGTTACGGACGGGCAGGCGTTGACGCTGCGCTATGCCTACGAGGCCTCTGGCCGACTGCAGTCCATGACCTACCCGGACGGCAGTCTGGTCGACTATGGCTACGATGCGCTTGGCCAGGTCATCAGCATGGGGGTCACCCCGGCCGGTGGTAGCCGCGAAGTACTGCTGCAGGGCCTGAAGACGCTGCCTTTCGGCCCGGTGACGACCTGGACCTTCGGCAATGGTCGCCGGCTGGATCGCAGCTACGACCAGGACTATCGCCCGGTCGCCATCAGCGACGCGCGCGATGGGCTGAATGTTGCGTTTGGGTTCGATCCGGTGGGCAACATGACCTCGCTGACCGATGTGGGTCAGCAAGGGCAGGGTGCGACGCTGGACTATGACGCACTGGGGCGCCTGACTGCGTTCAAGGACGCGCGGACTGGCGTGGCGATTGAGCAGTACAGTTATGACGCTACTGGCAATCGGCTGAGCTTTGCCAACTCGGCGGGAACCCAGTTGTATGTCTACGCGGCTGATAGTCACCGCTTAACGTCAGTGCATGGAGCTACTCGCACGTACGATACAGCGGGCAATACCCTGACAATCGGGAGTGAGTGGCAGTACGCCTATGACCTTGCTGGTCAGCTGAGTAGTTCGACCGATGCGGCTTCCGTGCAGGCCACCTACCGCCACAACGCCGCTAGACAGCGTGTCCTGCAGCAGGCGGGCGCTGAAAGAGCGCTGCACCTGCATGGGCAGGGTGGTGAGTGGTTGGGCAGATATGCAGAGAGCGGTGCCCCTGCCCAGCAGGTCGTATGGCTCGGATCGCGGCCGGTGGGGCTGTTACAAGCCGGAAGAATCCTCTACATCGAATCCGACCATCTGGGTTCGCCACGCGCTGTAATCGATCCGCAGCGTGATGTGGCAGTTTGGAGTTGGAGCATGCTGGCTGAGGCGTTCGGATCAGCCGCCCCGTCCGAGGATCCTGATCAGAATGGAATAGCGGTGACGTTCGACCTTCGCTTTCCTGGGCAGCGATACGAGTTGACGTCAGGGCTGAGCTACAACTATTTCAGAGACTACGAGGCCAAGTCGGGGCGCTATTCACAAAGTGATCCCATTGGCTTGCAAGGTGGCCCGAGTACATATGCATACGTTGGCTCAGCCCCGCTGAGCTTCGCTGATCCGCTCGGACTCGAGAAAAACAAGCGGTGCGTAGTTGCGGCAGAGGTTGTAGGAGTGGTCTGCGGGACACTCGGAGGAGCAGTTCTTGGTGGCAATCTCGGTGCCGCAGGTGGTGGGGCCGCATGTAGTGTCACCGGGCCTGGCGCCTTGGTTTGTGCGGGTGCAGGCGGACTTTCGGGGGCTGCAGCGGGTGGATTCGTCGGGGGAATTGCAGGTCAGAAGGCCGGAAGAGCCGCTGGTGAAGCCTTCTGCCCGGAGGATGGTGAGCGGTGCGACAAAAAGCTTGATACGGCATTGCTGCGGCGTGCAGGAATTGATGGGCACGCGGTTAAAGAGGATTGGCTCGGGACCAACAAGGGTATCTCCTTCTACGATCTATGTGGTTGCGACGACGGGCGTATAGTTGTCAAGCGTATGGGATGTAGGGGGGCTGTAGTCGAGGAGACAAACTACCGATGGAAGTGA